A single region of the Sorghum bicolor cultivar BTx623 chromosome 7, Sorghum_bicolor_NCBIv3, whole genome shotgun sequence genome encodes:
- the LOC8067054 gene encoding nicalin yields the protein MSPSGELLASISSALAVAFVLLACVELGDAAAAVGVYRLIQYDLAGAPLGSRAAVINHHAAALPLPAGADLSRSALVAPLLDLPLSFLREYLVEKKHLGGLLILLPTNRGGDKDSADDKGKVKGVLTELEKLLVHEQVPYPVYFALHDDSFDNLLADIHKIASSGQPASATTGGYKLVVSSAEPRKVSSPTISNIQGWLPGLKGEGDSEQLPTIAIVANYDTFGAAPALSVGSDSNGSGVVALLEIARLFSRLYSNPKTRGKYNILFGLTSGGPYNYNGTSKWLRSFDQRVRESIDYAICLNSVGSWSSDLWMHVSKPPENPYIKQIFEEFSDVSKEMGVSVGIKHKKINVSNPRVAWEHEQFSRFRVTALTLSEMSTPPEFLESTGGLHDTRESTDVESVTRTVRLVSESLARHIYGLKGRNIDVFAENSSLAINPHYIRSWLDLLSRTPRVAPFLQKNDPFISALKKELSEHTTDVHIQSDALDGMFTFYDATKATLNVYQVASVTFDLLFLLVLGSYLIVLFCFLVITTRGVDDLINIFRRPPSRKLKGA from the exons ATGTCTCCCTCCGGCGAGCTGCTGGCCTCCATCTCCTCTGCCCTCGCCGTCGCCTTCGTCCTCCTCGCCTGCGTCGAGCtcggcgacgccgccgccgccgtcggcgtCTACCGCCTCATCCAGTACGACCTCGCCGGCGCCCCGCTCGGCTCCCGCGCCGCGGTCATCAACCACCACGCCGCCGCGCTCCCGCTCCCCGCCGGCGCGGACCTCTCCCGCTCCGCCCTCGTCGCGCCGCTCCTCGACCTCCCGCTCTCCTTCCTCAGAG AGTACCTGGTGGAGAAAAAACATCTGGGGGGATTGCTCATTCTGCTCCCGACAAACCGCGGCGGTGATAAGGACAGTGCAGATGACAAGGGGAAGGTCAAAGGTGTACTGACTGAGCTGGAGAAGTTGCTTGTGCATGAACAAGTTCCA TATCCAGTGTACTTTGCTTTGCACGACGACAGTTTTGATAACCTGCTGGCAGATATCCATAAAATTGCCTCTTCAGGTCAACCAGCCTCTGCAACAACAGGAGG TTACAAACTTGTCGTGTCGTCAGCAGAGCCTAGAAAAGTGTCATCTCCGACCATTTCTAATATCCAG GGATGGTTACCTGGATTGAAAGGAGAGGGTGATAGCGAACAGCTTCCGACTATTGCCATAGTTGCAAACTATGACACCTTCGGTGCTGCACCT GCACTTTCTGTGGGAAGCGACAGCAATGGAAGTGGAGTTGTGGCTCTTTTAGAGATTGCAAGATTATTTTCGCGTTTGTATTCAAATCCTAAGACAAGGGGCAAGTACAATATTCTCTTTGGGTTAACATCTGGTGGACCCTACAATTACAATGGAACTAGCAAA TGGCTTAGGAGTTTTGATCAGCGTGTACGCGAGAGCATTGACTACGCAATCTGCTTGAACAGTGTTGGTTCCTGGAGCAGTGACCTCTGGATGCATGTATCAAAGCCTCCAGAAAATCCCTATATCAAGCAAATCTTTGAA GAATTTTCTGATGTCTCTAAAGAAATGGGTGTTTCAGTTGGAATCAAGCACAAGAAGATTAATGTCTCAAATCCTAGA GTAGCATGGGAACACGAACAGTTCTCAAGGTTTAGAGTGACTGCACTTACTCTTTCAGAAATGTCTACCCCTCCTGAATTTTTGGAAAGCACTGGTGGTCTTCACGACACTAG AGAATCTACAGATGTTGAGTCAGTAACCCGAACTGTGAGATTAGTTTCTGAGAGTCTTGCG AGACACATCTACGGATTGAAAGGAAGGAACATCGACGTTTTTGCAGAGAATAGCAGCTTAGCAATTAATCCTCACTATATCCGGTCCTGGTTGGATCTTTTGTCACGGACACCACGTGTTGCACCTTTTCTGCAGAAAAATGATCCCTTCATATCAGCACTGAAAAAG GAACTGTCTGAACACACTACTGATGTGCATATTCAAAGTGATGCGCTTGATGGCATGTTCACTTTCTATGATGCAACGAAAGCAACTCTAAATGTGTACCAG GTTGCAAGTGTGACCTTTGATCTGCTGTTCCTTCTGGTGCTCGGTTCCTATCTGATCGTTCTCTTCTGTTTCCTAGTAATCACTACACGG GGTGTTGATGATCTCATTAACATATTCCGGCGGCCTCCATCACGCAAGCTCAAGGGGGCGTAG